The sequence TGCGTGCCGGACAGACAGCGGGGGCGGTGGCCATTTCGCAGGATGGGCAGGTGGCCGTGGCGGCGTCCTACGACGGGCACCTTCGGCTCCTCCGCTTTCCTGGCGGCAACCCGCAGGAATGGACGCTTCCTCCGGGAGAAGGTGCTCCCGGCTATCTGCTCATCTCCCCCGACTCCCGCACGGCGGCGCTTCTGCGCGGCCGCGAGCTTCTGCTCATCGACCTCATTGCGTCCCAGGTGCTCCATCGTCTGGAGGCTCCATTCGTGGGCAGCATGGCCTTCAGTGCCGATAGCGCCTTGCTGGCTCTCACCATCGCGGACGCGCCCACGCGCATCCTGGATGTGGCGAGTGGTGAAGAGCTTGCGTCGTTGGGGCCGTCCATCGAGCGAATTGAAGGCGTGGCCTTTGGCCCCCTTGGAACGCTCCTGGCCACCTACGACCCACATGGCGTCATCCGGCTGTACTCCGCAAGCGGGACAGGAGGCTGGGCCCCTCTCATGGAGCTGCGTGGCCACCCGATGGAAGTCCAGCGCGTCATCTTCCTGCCCGGCGGACGCCAGGTCCTCTCCTCGGGGATGGATGGCTCGGTTCGCCTGTGGAACATCGCACTTCCCGATGGGAGCCGGACGCAGCTCTCCCTCGACGGGCGATTGAATGGCGCGAGGTTCCTGGCCGAGAAGGGGCTGCTGCTCTCCTGGGACAGGGACGTGCAGTTGCATGACATCGCTTCCGGCCAACTCCGCGCGAAGCTTGTTCCTCCCGTGGGCAGCTCCTGGGTGGGCGCCGGCATCTCGAAGGCGGCCCTGGCGCAGGGAATGGAGGCGGGGGGAAGTCTCTGTGATTCAGCAAGGGAGCGCGTCTGCCTGCCGCTCATCCAGGCCCGCGGGAAGCTCTTGCGTGCCGCGCCGGGCCCGGGCGGGATGTGGGCCGGTATCCGTGATGACGGCAGGGTGTTCACGAGCTCCGGCAAGGAGCTGGGGGGACATGATGTCTGGAATCTCGCCTTCAGCCCCCTGCCGGACCTGCTGGCGATGGCCACGAAGTCCCGTGACGGGCTTCTCTGGCGCTCCCGCCTGGGTGGTGCACCCTCTCGGCTCGTGGGCCACTCGCATACCATTCAGGCACTCGCTTTCAGCCCTGATGGGCAGCGCCTGATTACCGGCAGCACGGACCACACGGCGCGCATCTGGAGCGTGTCCGGCGCCCGCCCCGGCGCCGAGCTCCATTCCGACCGGCTGCTGCTCGGCCATGATGACGGGGTGGTGGCCGTGGCCTTCAGCCAGGATGGCACGCAGGCAGTCACCGCAAGCTGGGACGGGAGCGTGCGCGTATGGGAGACCGCTACCGGCAATCCCATCCAGGTCCTGCCATTCCGGGAGGATTCCCCGCTGGCAGTGGCCTTCCTCCCGGATGGACGCATTGCCTCTGTCACGAATAGAGGAGTACTGCGGGTCACCCCTTGTGAGCTGTGTGGCAGCGTGCCCGAGCTGCTGGAGCAGGCTCGGCGCCACAAGGCCGCGCGGCTGACGGCCCGTGAGGTGGAGTCCGTCGCGGGGGACGTTGTTCGGTAGGGCCGGGGGCCCTGGCCGCCACCGCACCTGCCGCGTCTGCGCCAGGATGGAGTGGAGCCAGATGCCCTCTTTCGCGGCGCACGGAGGACCGGGCGGAGTGTGCCCCCTACGGACCGGCTGGCGAGCGTGAGTTCCCGTCGAGCACCACCTTGCGAGAGCGGTCCCATTTCCACTCACGGGCGAGCACCGCCAGGGGCACGCCGGTCACGGGCGCGGGTGAGCGGGAAAGCAGTCGTCGCACAGCCTCATCCACGCCCCAGGGGTCGAGTTGCTCCGACTCCATTTCACTCAGGAGCCGGTCAGGGAGATACACACTCCCGTTCCTGTCGTAGGGGGGCAGCTTCCAGCCGAGCGTCGACAGGTGCTGCCGGGTGTCCTCCCATGAGGACGCGAGGGTGTTGCTCCAAGTCTCGGGCGGCATCACCACGAGGGTCTTGGACCGCAGCTCGTCACGCTCGACGATGAGCGCCAGCTCCGCTTTGACGCCCTCCGAGGTGCCTGGGATGACGAAGATGCACCGGCTGGAGCTCGCGAGGACGCGAATCGTCTCCAGCCAGTCATCACTCCGCGACACCACGGTCAAGATGTGTGGCGAGCGAAGCCGAAGGTCGGGCTCCGATTCTGTTGCGAATCGTTGGCGCCATTTGGTGCTTCGGTCATGAAAATCTTCGCCGCTGTAGGGCGCTTTTTCGTTGCCGGGATCCACGACCACGGGAAGCCCGTACGGTCTCAAGAACGGAGCGAGGGAAACGATGTGATGCACGCCGGGGCTTGCCATCGACTGCCCGCGCATCGGTCCACCGTGCCTGATGCCAGAGGACGGACCGTCGTACGTCTGGTGGCTGTCCGGGGTACGCGAGACACCCGCGTGAAAGCTGCGAAGCAGCAGGACGGGAGGTCGCGGGTCATCCTGCGCGAGAATCCAGAGCCTCCACTGAAAGCAACGATCCGCGACGGGCCCCAGCAACTTGAAGACATAACCAGGAAGCGGCACGATGAAATTGACCAGCCCCAGGAACGTCATCGCGGTCTGGAGATTCTCGCTCTTGATGACGAACCCCAGCACGACCAACACCGCCCATCCGGCGAGGCTGAGTCCGAACACAGCCAAGGCGAGGTAGAACCCTCCCACGATGGACCAGCCGAAGATGGCAAGGGCGATGGAACTCGCGGCCGTTCTCAATGACCGGAGAAGGCCTCTCTGTCCCATTCCGCTCGCGTTGTGCACCAAGCCCCCCTGAAAGCCGAGCATCAGGCCGCCGCAGCCGACTCCTTCTCACCACCGAGAGCTCCAGCGGGCCTTCCAGGCCCGCGGCCTTACCCTCTCCACCGTCGCCGACGAAATCTCCACCGGCCCCGCGAGCCTCATGCTCATCGATCCCGCTGGCAATCCCATCCTGATTGACCAGCACGTCCCGAAGCCGCAACGCTGAGCATGTGCCCAGCACGGCCGTTCCTCCGGACGTGCGAAGTGAAGACGGGAAGACCCCGCCTCACTACATCACGCGCCTACGCCTCCACT comes from Pyxidicoccus parkwaysis and encodes:
- a CDS encoding toll/interleukin-1 receptor domain-containing protein, translating into MGEDVFVSYSRQDANAYAFALAHALTQRKLACYLDQLGSPPGAEIPEEVLRKAERCQVFVLIATQGAKSSSAIHKEISRFLPTRRALIPVNVDGALQEAAWYAQVRGVAEARETGAVVQEGRPAEALLDRIETAVGYNRRSRRITRAALVTVALVGLVTLAASIFSGTQAAHARKAEREQAVAVRLRDEARAAEKDAVAARVEAIAAKNDADRAAASSRVQAQEAERLATEARKRGQALRLAAAARQQLPFDPKLSVQLAEAAVRASEPSMDEAVAVLRQALADDHEAAVLRRFPLEVSDIAVAPDGRSVAIASGDKTVELVDLAGRRLCPPFKVTWTPRSLALGQELLAAGGTRGLYLWDVRSCKALEVPFEEKGLEKVQLAPDETLFAFTRGGVLHMRTRMEWSQPPLMRAGQTAGAVAISQDGQVAVAASYDGHLRLLRFPGGNPQEWTLPPGEGAPGYLLISPDSRTAALLRGRELLLIDLIASQVLHRLEAPFVGSMAFSADSALLALTIADAPTRILDVASGEELASLGPSIERIEGVAFGPLGTLLATYDPHGVIRLYSASGTGGWAPLMELRGHPMEVQRVIFLPGGRQVLSSGMDGSVRLWNIALPDGSRTQLSLDGRLNGARFLAEKGLLLSWDRDVQLHDIASGQLRAKLVPPVGSSWVGAGISKAALAQGMEAGGSLCDSARERVCLPLIQARGKLLRAAPGPGGMWAGIRDDGRVFTSSGKELGGHDVWNLAFSPLPDLLAMATKSRDGLLWRSRLGGAPSRLVGHSHTIQALAFSPDGQRLITGSTDHTARIWSVSGARPGAELHSDRLLLGHDDGVVAVAFSQDGTQAVTASWDGSVRVWETATGNPIQVLPFREDSPLAVAFLPDGRIASVTNRGVLRVTPCELCGSVPELLEQARRHKAARLTAREVESVAGDVVR